A part of Kitasatospora acidiphila genomic DNA contains:
- the pspAA gene encoding PspA-associated protein PspAA: MIMRIMAEGQFEVADEHLNRLNQLDDELLKALDSGDEGKFRTALDNLLGAVREAAVPVAADYLGPSDSILPRDGATIEEVRELLRTEGDGLIPGIPE; encoded by the coding sequence ATGATCATGCGGATCATGGCTGAGGGCCAGTTCGAGGTGGCGGACGAACACCTGAACCGGCTCAACCAGCTCGACGACGAGCTGCTCAAGGCGCTGGACTCGGGCGACGAGGGCAAGTTCCGGACCGCTCTGGACAACCTGCTCGGTGCGGTGCGCGAGGCAGCCGTCCCGGTGGCGGCGGACTACCTGGGCCCGTCCGACTCGATCCTGCCGCGCGACGGCGCCACGATCGAGGAGGTCCGGGAGTTGCTGCGGACCGAGGGCGACGGCCTGATTCCGGGCATCCCGGAGTAA
- the nadA gene encoding quinolinate synthase NadA, protein MVDSTFTEPTATPLALLLLGRQADPNSERGVECPGDLPPASDPELIERARAAKAKLGDRVFILGHHYQRDEVIEFADVTGDSFKLARDAAARPEAEYIVFCGVHFMAESADILTGDAQRVVLPDLAAGCSMADMATAEQVAECWDVLRDAGIADVTVPVSYMNSSADIKAFTGKHGGTICTSSNAKRALEWAFEQGEKVLFLPDQHLGRNTAVRDMGFSLDDCVLYNPHKPNGGLTAEELRNAKMILWRGHCSVHGRFTLDSVAEVRERIPGVTVMVHPECRHEVVAAADLVGSTEYIIKALDAAEPGSKWAIGTELNLVRRLAKAHPDKEVVFLDRSVCFCSTMNRIDLPHLVWALESLVEGRVPNVITVDPETEKFAKAALDRMLALP, encoded by the coding sequence ATCGTTGACAGCACCTTCACCGAGCCGACGGCCACGCCGCTGGCCCTGCTGCTGCTCGGCCGCCAGGCCGACCCGAACAGCGAGCGCGGCGTCGAGTGCCCCGGCGATCTGCCGCCCGCCTCCGACCCGGAGCTGATCGAGCGTGCCCGCGCCGCCAAGGCCAAGCTCGGTGACCGCGTCTTCATCCTGGGCCACCACTACCAGCGCGACGAGGTCATCGAGTTCGCCGACGTCACCGGTGACTCCTTCAAGCTGGCCCGCGACGCGGCGGCCCGTCCGGAGGCCGAGTACATCGTCTTCTGCGGTGTGCACTTCATGGCCGAGTCGGCGGACATCCTGACCGGCGACGCGCAGCGGGTCGTGCTGCCGGACCTGGCGGCCGGCTGCTCGATGGCCGACATGGCCACCGCCGAGCAGGTCGCCGAGTGCTGGGACGTGCTGCGGGACGCCGGCATCGCCGACGTGACCGTGCCGGTCTCCTACATGAACTCCTCCGCCGACATCAAGGCGTTCACCGGCAAGCACGGCGGCACCATCTGCACCTCCTCCAACGCCAAGCGGGCCCTGGAGTGGGCCTTCGAGCAGGGAGAGAAGGTGCTGTTCCTGCCGGACCAGCACCTGGGCCGCAACACCGCGGTGCGGGACATGGGCTTCTCGCTGGACGACTGCGTGCTCTACAACCCGCACAAGCCGAACGGCGGCCTGACCGCCGAGGAGCTGCGGAACGCCAAGATGATCCTGTGGCGCGGGCACTGCTCGGTGCACGGCCGCTTCACCCTGGACTCGGTGGCCGAGGTCCGGGAGCGGATCCCGGGCGTCACCGTGATGGTGCACCCCGAGTGCCGCCACGAGGTGGTCGCCGCCGCCGACCTGGTGGGCTCCACCGAGTACATCATCAAGGCGCTGGACGCCGCCGAGCCCGGCTCCAAGTGGGCCATCGGCACCGAGCTCAACCTGGTCCGCCGGCTCGCCAAGGCGCACCCGGACAAGGAGGTCGTCTTCCTGGACCGCTCGGTCTGCTTCTGCTCCACGATGAACCGGATCGACCTGCCGCACCTGGTGTGGGCGCTGGAGTCGCTGGTCGAGGGCCGGGTACCGAACGTGATCACGGTGGACCCGGAGACCGAGAAGTTCGCCAAGGCCGCCCTGGACCGGATGCTGGCCCTGCCGTAA
- a CDS encoding NADP-dependent oxidoreductase, whose protein sequence is MKAIAIQRYGGPEVVEFLELPDPKLDPDAVLVRVKAAGLNPADRHIREGTADAVLEVRFPLVLGWDVAGVVERVGPAVTEYQVGDKVIGYVHKDWVQNGTFAELVACPVRTLARKPASLDWAQAGGLPLAGLTAYQGLHRALAVKPGETVLIHAAAGGVGSMATQIAVALGARVIGTASEHNHGYLRSLGAEPVAYGEGLADRVRELAPQGVDAAFDLVGGSALEVSRELVADPERIASVVDTAVVDHGGRYVWARPDPAGLAALGDLADSGRLTVNVAATFPLAQAASAQELLAERRTRGKIVLTVD, encoded by the coding sequence ATGAAGGCAATCGCGATCCAACGGTACGGCGGCCCCGAGGTCGTCGAGTTCCTGGAGCTGCCCGACCCCAAGCTGGATCCCGACGCGGTGCTGGTCCGGGTCAAGGCGGCCGGCCTCAACCCGGCCGACCGGCACATCCGGGAGGGCACCGCGGACGCCGTGCTGGAGGTGCGGTTCCCGCTGGTCCTGGGCTGGGACGTGGCCGGCGTGGTGGAGCGGGTGGGCCCTGCGGTGACCGAGTACCAGGTGGGCGACAAGGTGATCGGCTACGTCCACAAGGACTGGGTGCAGAACGGCACCTTCGCCGAGCTGGTCGCCTGCCCGGTGCGCACCCTGGCCCGCAAGCCCGCCTCGCTCGACTGGGCGCAGGCCGGCGGGCTGCCACTGGCCGGGCTGACCGCCTACCAGGGGCTGCACCGGGCGCTGGCCGTCAAGCCGGGCGAGACGGTGCTGATCCACGCGGCGGCCGGCGGGGTGGGCAGCATGGCCACCCAGATCGCCGTCGCCCTCGGCGCCCGGGTGATCGGCACCGCGAGCGAGCACAACCACGGCTATCTGCGTTCGCTGGGCGCCGAGCCGGTCGCTTACGGGGAGGGGCTGGCCGACCGGGTCCGGGAGCTCGCCCCGCAGGGTGTGGACGCCGCCTTCGACCTGGTCGGCGGCTCGGCGCTGGAGGTGTCCCGGGAGCTGGTCGCCGACCCGGAGCGGATCGCCTCGGTCGTCGACACCGCCGTGGTCGACCACGGCGGCCGCTACGTCTGGGCGCGCCCCGACCCGGCCGGCCTCGCCGCCCTCGGGGACCTCGCCGACAGCGGCCGGCTCACCGTCAACGTGGCCGCCACCTTCCCGCTGGCCCAGGCCGCCTCCGCCCAGGAACTGCTGGCCGAGCGCCGCACCCGCGGCAAGATCGTGCTGAC